tttctttctttctttctttctttctttctttctttctttctttctttctttctNNNNNNNNNNNNNNNNNNNNNNNNNNNNNNNNNNNNNNNNNNNNNNNNNNNNNNNNNNNNNNNNNNNNNNNNNNNNNNNNNNNNNNNNNNNNNNNNNNNNNNNNNNNNNNNNNNNNNNNNNNNNNNNNNNNNNNNNNNNNNNNNNNNNNNNNNNNNNNNNNNNNNNNNNNcttccttccttccttccttccttcctccatccctccctcttctccctttttctttctttctttctttctttctttctttctttctttctttctttctttctttctttctttctttctttctttctttcacgcattcttttgtttatccatttttAAAGGAAACCCCAACTCTACAAGGGATTGAGGTGGAAGACCCagacccagggcatcccgcactCCCACTCACCTGGGAATGAGCTCTGCCCCTCCACGGAGCACCACGCTTCAAAGGTCTGCCTGTGTGGGTGCAGCTTGCGGACAAAAGCGGTCCTCCACCCCAGGCCGGATCCagtccctcttctgctctctcgGGTGCCGTCCAGCTTGCCCTCAAAGAGGAAGACACTAGTTCCCAGGGAGACAGTCTTTCCCGCTCAGCTCTCCCACCACTCTCCGAAGGAAAAAGCCGAGGGCAAGTCCCAGCTGTTATCTTGGCGAGATCCGGTACCTCTGCGCCAGCTGGTGCCTATGAGCGTGTGGCCCAAGGGCTTTATTCATCCACTCCCCAAACCTTTGCCAGGGCAAGCTCTGAGCACCTTTATCTATGTTGAAGGGGTTCACATCCCCAGGGCAGTGTCTCCGGTGACCTCACTGATGGAAGATAACAAGTCTTCTATGCCACCTTTACTGAAATGAACGTGCCTGCTCAATTAATTACTATTTTTGTGTCCAGTGTAAACACGCAAAACTGTCAATTTTTAACTGAGAATGTATTTTTATCCTCATTGTGAACCCAGTTGGGACTTCCAGAATACTGTATCCCAGTGtatctttcaaaatatatttttatttttatttgtgcgtgtgtgtgtgtgtgtgtgtgtgtgtgcctgactgTAAGAGTACTACATGGGGGAAGGCACCAGTGGAGGCCTGAGGATCCCAGACCCCTAGgattggagttcaaggccattgtgAGTTGCCGGAAATTGAACCAGGAGTCCTTAGCAAACACCCCTAACCacagagtcacctctccagcccccgtgACCTTGAGTTGGGACCTTGTGTAGCCGAGGCTGACCTGGCACTTGGTACATGAGGCTGGCTATGAGCTACCGATCCTTCTGCTCTTCCTTcctaattgctgggattacaggcatggatcCTGGGAATGACCTACAGCCTTGATTCTTCACATGGCTGCCCACTCGGCACACAGTGGGGTCATTTTTCTGTAGAGCCCAGCTTCCCATAGGACATGGACGGGGACACTCCAGGTCACTTTTTCATAAACTGACTGGGATTTTGCTGGGAATTGTGCTGAGCCTGTGGATGTACACGAGAACTGACATGATGCGAGGATatgagaagccctgtctctagCATGGTGTGACTCCCTTTACCAAGCATCCCTCCTTGGGTAACTAAAACAACAAATTGGGATCGATGTACTTGGATCCTTCAATTTTCTTGCTGTTTTTACCATTTCAGTGTAAAAGTTTTAAGTGttcatttccccttctcccttcccccactctcttccttcctcctcccctctcttcctctttccttctttcttccttctttcctttcctcctcctcttactcctctttgttttgagataggacttAATTtaccaggtaggccttgaactggTTATATAACTGAGAATGACCCGATTACTCttcatatatagagagagacacacagagatatccTGCATATAAGAGACAACACAACATATTTGTCTTTTGAGCCTGGCTTGCTTTTCCCAGTACAATTGCAAAAGTCCAGTTCCATTAGAGCCATTCAATGGTTTCTTCTCAGGCCCTTGCTGAGTTCTGATGCTGTTGTAAAACTGTGCTCTGTACAGGCACCACCACGCTTCATGTgtcctgaggtcagaggacaagcttggGTGTCAGTTTTCATCTTCCacgttgagacaaggtctcttgttcACCACCATGATCCCCAGGCTGGCCCCTGAACTGCTTGAGATTACGTCTGtctttacatgggtcctggggatctgaattcaagtTCTCATATTTGAACTATTCAGTAGGCCAGTGTTCTTACCTACTGAACCCTCCTAGTCCCTGGACACCGTAGTTTGTGTGGAATTTTCAAAACACTGGTTACAGGTTTATAGGAGAAACCGCAGCACCAACTGCCATtcacttttcctttaaattttgtgttcttcttcttcttagtagtagtagtgtaagtagcagtagtagtagtattttgtgtgtgtatgtgtgtgtgtgtgtttagccagcatgtatgtctgtgcaccatatgtacaaagtacccacagagctcataaGAAGACGgaggatcctctggaactggagttgtagacagttgtgagcctctgtgtaggtgttgggaatcaatCCCTGGAACTttggaaagcagccagtgttcttacctaCTGAACCCTCCTCTTGAGCCCCACAGTTTACCCCTTTGAAAGTAAGCAACTGTTGCTAAGCTGAAATTTACATGTTGCACTTTTTCTTTACTTCAAGTATACAGTTTGGTGACTTTTAGAATATGCACAGATATTTGTAACCATGATcacaattttttcttctttctttttttttttttttattctcatctTAAACACCCTTTTAtgggggcactggagagatggctccgtggttaaggaCACTTTCTGCTTTTGCGAGAGGACGTTGGTTCATttgccagcacccatatggtggttcccagctgtctggaactccaggtcCAAGGCACCCAGTGCCGCCTTCTGACCTCTCCAGGCATCACGAGTGCAcagggcacacagacacatataaagtaagtctttaaaaaaccCAGTCCTCTACTTGTCTTCCTCTAATTCACTTGCTATTATTTGAATGTTTGGGCCCCTCCCCGTTGATTCACAGTTGAAATCTTTGgcttcagagacagggtctcagtatgtagcccaggctggccttgagctcaaaaCCTCTCTGTCCTTACTATGCatgtgttgggattgcaggcgtgTCGCAGTAGCTGacctacattttaaatattttaaaaagcttttgtttttaattatgtgtatgtgggtgggcatgtgtgtgtatgaatggggTATGTGTATGGGGTATGTGTGGGGTCTGTGTAtgtaactatgtgtgtgtgtggtatgtgtgtgggttctctctctctctctctctctgtgtgtgtagtatgtgtgtgggtttgtgtgtgtggctatgtgtgtgttatgtgtggggtatgtgtatgtgtggcatgtatgtatgtatgtgtgtgggggggaggtatGTGCATGTGCTAGGTGTAGAAGATGATTGacatctctggaactggagctacaggcagccacgagctcccccccccccccagacaagGGT
This portion of the Mus pahari chromosome 18, PAHARI_EIJ_v1.1, whole genome shotgun sequence genome encodes:
- the LOC110335358 gene encoding uncharacterized protein LOC110335358; translation: MSLGKMENEFEVRKPQLYKGLRWKTQTQGIPHSHSPGNELCPSTEHHASKVCLCGCSLRTKAVLHPRPDPVPLLLSRVPSSLPSKRKTLVPRETVFPAQLSHHSPKEKAEGKSQLLSWRDPVPLRQLVPMSVWPKGFIHPLPKPLPGQALSTFIYVEGVHIPRAVSPVTSLMEDNKSSMPPLLK